CATGGGTCACCTCAATCACCTTCACCCTGTTGGACGCTCTTCGGCCACCTTCCGAACCCGGAAGATTTTCCCCTGTTTCCATCCAAAACTACGCACTTACTTCGCGCTCAGCCAAACAGCGGCGTCCTTCGGAAACCATATGATGCTCTCAATCTGAGCCTCGCCAGACAGACGAATCGAGTCGTACCCCATGGAAGCTCCGCTCCCATCCGGAAGGATCAGCTGCCACTCCATCAGCGCAAAGTTGCGATGGGCATACGCGTTCCGGGCAACGAACCTGCCTCCCTTCGCCCGTCAGCACCATCGCTCGGAGTAGCAGCGGGCTTCAGCCCCGGACACCTCCGCCACATATCTCCCCTTGACATCCGACAAGAGACGTACGATCATCATCTCCAACCGCTCTTGTCGAACATCAAGGGGAACAAATGCCGCCCTCCACCGATCTGCTTCAAGGAACTTTAGACGTCCTTATCCTCAAGACCCTTGCCCTCGGCCCCATGCACGGCTGGGCCATCGCCTCTCGCATCCAGCAGGTCTCGAAGGATGTCCTCCAAATCGGCCAGGGCTCGCTCTACCCCGCCCTTCATCGCCTTGAGTACAAGGGCTGGATCGCCGCCGAATGGGGCACCTCAGAGAACAATCGCAAGGCCAAGTTCTACGCCCTCACCGCGACCGGCAAAAAGCAGCTCGACACCGAACTCGCCACCTGGGACCGCCTCAGCTCCGCCATCGCCCTTGTGCTCAACACCACCCCGGAGGTCTCCGCATGACCAACCCGCTCCTCACTCGCCTCCGCTTCTTCTTCAAGCCCAAACCATCCGCCGAGATCGACGAAGAGTTGACCTTGCACCTCGAAGCCGCCATCGCGGCCAACCTCGCCGCCGGCATGTCCCCCGCCGAGGCCCGCCGCCGCGCCAGAATCGACTTCGGCGCCTTCGAATCCGCCCGCGAAGGTGCCTTCGACGCCCGCCCCTCGGCCGCCTTCGACCGCCTCCGCCAGGACATTCGCTACTGCCTCCGCACCCTCCGACGTGATCGCGGCTTCACCGCCGTCGCCGTCACCATCCTCGCCCTCGGCATCGCCGCCAACGTCGTCGTCTTCTCGCTCGTCGACACCATCCTGCTCCGCCCGCTCCCCTTCGCCGAGCCCGATCGCCTCGCCTGGATCGCCCCCGCCACCACCTCCGGCGGCATCTCCGGATCCAGCTACTCCTCCGACGCCTACGACGACTTCCGCGCCATCAACCACTCCTTCACCGACATCACCGGCTACTACGCCTTCTCCTCCCCCGACAACATCAAGCTCACCGGCACCAACACCGCCATCCCGCAGTCCATCACCGGCATCGGCGTCCTCGGCAACTTCCTCAACGTCCTCGGCGTCACCCCCATCCTCGGCCGCAACTTCACCCCCGCCGAAGCACAGTCCCACGCCGCTCCCGTCGTCCTGCTCTCCTATCCCTTCTGGAAGCAGCACTTCGACTCCGACCCCAGCATCGTCGGCAAAGCCATCTCCCTCGACAACTCCCCCACCACCGTCGTCGGCGTCCTTCCCCCCGCCTTCGACTTCGGTGCCGTCTTCTCTCCCGGAACCCGCGTCGACGTCCTCACCCCCACTGCCCTCGACGACATCCGTAATCAGGGCAACACCCTCACCCTCCAGGGCCGTCTCAAACCCGGCGTCACTATTGACCAGGCCTCCGCTGATGCCCGCATCGTCGCTCCCCAGCTCTACTGGAGCAAGAAGCAGGCCGAATCCAAGGGCAGCTACGGCCCCATGGCCGCCACGCCGCTCAAGGAGCACGTCGCCGGCCAGCTTCGCCGCTCGCTCAACCTCCTCTGGGTCGCCGTCGGTCTCATCCTGCTCATCGTCTGCGTCAACCTCTCGAACCTCCTCATCGCGCGAGCCGCCACGCGCTCTAAGGAGTTCGCCCTCCGCGTCGCCCTCGGCGCAAACCGCGCCCGCCTCGTCCGCCAGCTCCTCACCGAAAGCGCCGTCCTCTCCATCGGCGGCGCGGCCCTCGGCCTCCTCATCGCCTTCGGCGTGACCACCTGGCTGGCGCATCAAGGCTCGCTCGCACTTCCACTCCTCGCGACTCTTCGCATCGACACGCCCGTTCTCCTCTGGACCCTCCTCATTGCCCTCGTCACTACCTTGCTCCTGGGGCTCGCTCCCGGCATCAAGATGTCCACCAATAACCTGCAGGAGACCCTCAAGGACTCCGGCACCAGCGCCAGCGACGGCCGCAAGAACGAGACCCTCCGCACCGCTCTGGTTATCTCCGAGGTCGCCCTCGCCTGCGTCCTGCTCGTCGGCGCAGGCCTGCTTCTCCGCAGCTTCCTCCACGTCCTCGATGTCGATCTCGGCTTCCGCCCCGCCCAGGGCTACAGCATGCAGATCGAACAAAGCCCGAGCCCCAAGGTCGAAGTCCGCAGCGCCTTCTACCAGACCGTCCTCAGCGAGGTCACCAGCATCACAGGCATCGAAGCCGCCGGCCTCTCCGACAATCTCCCGCTCACCCGCAATCGCAGCTGGGGTTCGCCCGGCGTCAAGGGCGTCGACTACCCACGCAGCGCCCGTCCCGGCACGCTCGTCTATGTCGTCTCCCCCGGATACCTTCCTGCCATGGGCATGAAGATCACCGGCCGCGATCTCTCCTGGCACGACACCGCCAAGACCGAACCCGTCATCATCCTCAACAAGAAGGCCACCGACTTCCTCTTTCCCAATCAAGATCCAATCGGCCGCATGGTCGAATTCGGCGACAAAAGCGACCGCATCGTCGGCGTCGTCCCCGACGTCCACGCCAACGGCGTCGAGTCCGACACCGGCTGGCAGGTCTACGTCAACGTCTCGCAAGACTGGGGCGAGGCCGGCACCCAGCTAGTCGTCCGCAGCCGCCTCCCCGCCGAAGCCCTTGCGCCCGCTATCATGGCCAAGCTCCGCGCCCTCAACCCCGGCCAGCCCGCCGCCACGCTCCAACCCCTCCAACAAATCGTCGACCACGCCACCTCGCCGCGCCGCTTCTTCGCCGTCCTGGTCGCCATCTTCGCCGCCCTTGGACTGGTGCTGGCCTCGCTCGGCATCTACGGCGTCATCTCCTACACCGTCACCCGCCAGACCCAGGAGATCGGCATCCGCATGGCCCTCGGAGCCAGCCAGGCCAGCGTCCAGCGCCGCATCCTCAAAGCCACCCTGCGCATGACCGCCATCGGAGTCGCCATCGGCGCCATCGCCTCGCTCACCATGAGCAGGCTCATCGCCTCACTCCTCTTCGCCACCGATGCCACAGACCCCACCACCTTTGCCGCCACAGTCGCCATCCTGATCGGCGTAGCCCTAACCGCAGCCTATCTTCCCGCCCGCCGCGCATCGCGCATCAACCCCATGGTCGCCCTCCGCAACAGCTAACCCTCCAAGCTTGTCATCAGACCTGTAAACCTTGTCATCCTTCGACGAAGTCGGAGGATCTGCTTCTCGAACCAGCCAACACTCTGTGCCCCATCCACCGCGCCGTTTTCGTACGCGATGGTTGGGACAGTTCCCAGCACGAAGCACGAAAGACCCGTCATCTCGACCGAAGCGCAGTGGAGTGGAGAGATCCCCGCATTGGCTTTCGCCGCTGCCTGTCCCCCACCTCTACCCCTCCAACCCAAACTCATCCCGAATCGAATCATGCTCCCGCCTTAGATTCGTCATCAGCTCGCTAAACCGAGGCTCACCCCGCAGCCCCCGAAGATAAGGGTCGGCTTCGAACAGACGATAACTCGGCAGCCCCATCGCGGCACACCGTTCCAGCTCGTGAATCGCCTTCTCCGGCCTTCCACTTAGCGTGTACGCCGCAGCGCAAGAGTGCCAAGTATGGTGCGTGTGCGTCAGGCTATGCACGCTGTGCGCCGCTTCATCGGCCAGCTTCTCGGCACGCCGCGCATCGCCTTCGATCCCGGCAACAATCGCCTCCAACCCCAGACTGAACGACTCCGCCGGAAACATCTGCCGCGCCTTCCCGATGGCCACCCTGGCCTCTTCGAGCCGGCCCGCATACAACACCGCAATCGGCGAAAGCAGATGATTGAGAACGCCGTTCGGCTCCAGTTCCAGCGCGCTGGCATAGTGCTCCGCGCTCAGATCGAACTCCCCTCGTTGCAGCGCGATCGCGCCCTGATGCATCGTGCCCAGCGCCGGATTCGCCAGCTTCAACTCCATAGCGTCCCGCTCCGCGGCGTCGAAGAACCCAAGATGCCACAGGATCGCCGCCCGCTGATGACGCGCCGTCGGTCGAGCAGGATCGATCTTGATCGCCGCATTCAAAGCACGCAGCGCAGCCCGATTCTGAAAGCTCCGCGAAGGCGACCACAGGATCACGCCGCGAGCGCACAGAGCGTTGCACTGCACCGGATCCAACTCCAGCGTCCGCGCAATCGCTCGTTCACCCAGCTCGAACCACTTCGGATCGGGATCGAGATGCGCTCCCATCTGCGTATAAGCCTGCGCCAGCAGTCCCCACGCATCGGCAAACGAGGGATCCAGTTCCGTGGCGCGATTCAGCAGCTCGATCGCCGAGGCCATCTCGAACTTGTCCACATGCACCTGCCGATCCACCGCGCGCAGATAAAGCTCAAACGCCCCCGGATGCTTCGTCGGCGGCGTCTGCGTCCCCGTCCCGCCCTTCTGACGCGGAACGAAGACCTCGCTCACCGCATCCGCAAGCCGGTCCTGCAACGCGAAGAGATCGCTCGCATCTCCATCCTGCTTCAGCGACGCCATCGTCGTCGCGTCGCTCGCCCGATGAATCCCCACCAGCACCCGAATCTTCGGCCCCGCGATCTGCACCGTTCCCTCGACCACCAGATCGACGTTCAACTCCCGCGCCGCCTTAGCCCAGTCCACCTCTTCGCCCGCATAGCGCATCACGCTCGCAATGGGCCGGGTCAGCAGCTTCCCCGTCGACGAAAGCCGATGAACCAGCGCCTCCGCCAGTGACACCGCAAGATATTGCTCGCTCGCAGGGCCTCGCACCTTCAGCGGTAGCACGGCCACCGAAGCGCGCTTCTCCCGAACATGGCCCTCCTGCCGAGTTGGAAAAGCTAGCGACCGCAGCTCCGTAGCCAGCTCAATCGCAGACTCCGGCCTCTGACTCCGCTCCTTCGCCAGGCACCGCATCACCAGCCGAACAAACTCCGGCTGCAGCTCCGGGCGATACACGCTGGGCGGCTCCGGCTCCGTCGTGACAATCTCGTGCATCAGTCCGAGAACACTCCCCGCCTTGAACGGCGGCTCTCCAACCGCTGCCTCATAAAGCACGCATCCCAGCGAAAAGATGTCCGACCGGAAGTCCGTCTCTTCCCCGCGCGTCTGCTCCGGAGACATGTACGCCACCGTTCCGATGATCTGTCCAACGCCGGTCAGCCGCGTAGTCCCATCGCTGCGCGTCACCTTCGCGATCCCGAAGTCGAGCACCTTCACCTGCTGCGCCTTCGTGACCATGATGTTCGCCGGCTTGACGTCTCGATGAACGATCCCCGCCCCATGCGCCGCGCCCAGCGCCAGTGCCATCTGCGACCCAAGAGCAGCCAGTTGCTCGAAGCTCAACGGCGCTTCCGCAATCATCTCAGTCAGCGTTCGTCCATCGACGAACTCCATCACCAGAAAATCGACGTCCCCGCCCGTAGAGGTTCTGTCCGTGCAGATGTCATACAGCGCCACAATATTGGGGTGATTCAAGGCAGACGCGGCACGCGCTTCGTTCAGCAAACGGCTCCGCCCCGTATCGTTTGCGGTGTCCCGCGGCAGGATCTTGATCGCGACGGTCCGCTCCAGCCGAGTGTCCCGCGCGCAAAAGACCTCGCCCATGCCACCAGCGCCGATCGGCCTCTGGATGACATACCGTCCCAGATAGGTTGTTGCGGGAGCAAGTTGGACCGCTGTCTCCGCGGACTGCGAATACGAACGATCAGACACAGGGCCTTCCCTCCGCCGGCGTCTCCACGATCTGCCGGGTCATTGCTCAACACAAACAACTGCGCGAGGACTCAAGATCCTCGATGGAACCAATAAGCAGTGTCAGCGGGGCTCGATTCGTTTCGCCAACCACAGTCGAGCGTCTTTCCCACGAAGTCTAACATCCGCGCACCCAGCACAGACGCACGGGTGCCCCATCCATCGCAGCCTCATCGCGATGGGTGGGACGTAAACCGCTCACCCACCCTCATCCCCTCAGCCCAAACGATTCGGGTGCCCCATCCTCGCGACAGCTTCATCGTCGCTAACGTGGGATATTCGTGCGAAGCACGAACCACTTTCTTCCCTACCCCCAAAGACTCCGTCATCCTGAGCGGAGGCGCTTGCAGTATCACCGCAAGCGCCGCAGTCGAAGGACCCCGAGACAGCTCACGTCTTCGGAAACCGCTCGCACCTCTCCGCCCACGGCTTCTCATCACCGCAACCGAAACTCCTCCACCACCCCACCCGGCAGAGCATTCATCTGTCGTATGTACTTCTTCGAATCGAACTTCTTCCCCGTCGACCCACCCGACATGTACCGGATCTTCCCAAAGATCGGCCGGTCAAACCACGGTCGATCGAACTTCCCCACAATCGCCCACGCAATCCCCGCATACCCTCCAGGATCGCGCCCATCCAGCTCGTACTTATCATTCAGATACACGCAGTACTTCACCGCCGTAGCCGCATCCGGCGTCCACTCAAGGATCTTCTTCGCCCAGTACATCCGCAGATAGTTGTGCATCCATCCGTGCCGCGTCATCTGGATCTGCGCCGCATTCCAAAGCTCGTCATACGTCTCGGCATGCTCGAGCTGCTTCAGCGTATAAAGCTGCTCCCGCTCGTCCCGCGCATGTTCAGCAATCGACTTCTTCGCCCAATCCTCCGCGCAGTCCGCCGTGTCGTATTGCGGGCACCAGATCACGAAGTTTACCGCCAGCTCCCGCCACGCGATCAGCTCATTGATAAAGCTGTCCCGAGCCTTCGTCAGCAACGGATCACTCTTCGCCGCCGCCTCCACCGCCAGCGCAATCGTCTGCGGCCCGATATGCCCATAGTGAAGATAAGGCGACAGCGCCGACGTCCCATCCATCTCAGGATGGTTCCGCGTCTCGTCGTACTTCGCCAGCATGGAGCCCGTGAAGAGCTTCAGCCGCTTCAACGCCGCATGGGTCCCACCCTGCCACGCCTCCACCGGCGGCACGCTCCGGTCGAGATGCTCCCACCCCTTCGTCATGTCCTCGGTCAGAGAATCCGCATGAAACCCATTCGGCCGCTTCCACTCATGCTTCGCGTGAGGATTCTCATAAGGCACCAGATACTCCGGCAGCAGCTTGTAGAGCCGGGGCCGAATGATATAAGCCCCATACTGCGCCTTCTCGATCAGCTTCGACGGAATGACGACATCCGCATCCACCGTCCAGAATGGAATCGAGATCTTCTCCGCCAGGTGCTTCCGCCACTTCTCCGGCTCGCGCATCGGGTTCTCATCGCCAATCAGAAACGCCGCATCCACATCCGCCAGCAGCTTTTCATGCGACTCATGCGGAGCCCGACGCATCACGAACGAGATGTTCCGCTTTGCCAAGTCCTCTTCGATATCCGGCAACCCCTGCTGCAAGAACACATAGTGCCGCAGATTCGCGCTGGGAAAGTTCGAGATCCCCGCAAAGTACACCACCAGCGGCAGCCCAAGCAGGTTCGCCACCTCGACCGCGACATTCACCGCATGATTGTCCACGCCACGCTGCGCCCGCTGCATCCAGTACACAACGCACTTCCCATCCGCCTTCGCCGCCCCATCCCGCCGAACGGTAACCCGCGGATTCTGCTTCAGCGCCTCAAACTCATCCATCAATCAACCCTCTCATCGAACGCACGAAATCCCGGCTACCAAGAACCGAGTGCCGGGTGCCCCATCCATCACAGTTTCATCGTGATGGGTGGGACGTAAACCGTTCCCTAGCCCGTTTCTACACCGCGAAAGCACGTCATCTCGACCGGAGCGGCGGACAGCCTCACCGTCCGCCGCGCAGTGGAGAGACCCCCGCATTGGCCTTCCGCTCACACCACCACAAAATCCCGCATTCCCACCCTACCAATCCCACCGCGATAAACTGTCCTCAAACACGAGAAACCCGAATGCCTTTTGATGAGATTTCACTTCGCCGCGCCACCCTTGATGACGCACCCGCGCTTGCCATCGTCGGAGCCGGCACCACCCTCGAAACCTTCGCCGGCCTGGTCGACGGCCAATCCCTGCTCCAGCACTGCGAGAAGAACCACTCCGTCGCCGCCT
This Granulicella aggregans DNA region includes the following protein-coding sequences:
- a CDS encoding protein kinase domain-containing protein, producing MSDRSYSQSAETAVQLAPATTYLGRYVIQRPIGAGGMGEVFCARDTRLERTVAIKILPRDTANDTGRSRLLNEARAASALNHPNIVALYDICTDRTSTGGDVDFLVMEFVDGRTLTEMIAEAPLSFEQLAALGSQMALALGAAHGAGIVHRDVKPANIMVTKAQQVKVLDFGIAKVTRSDGTTRLTGVGQIIGTVAYMSPEQTRGEETDFRSDIFSLGCVLYEAAVGEPPFKAGSVLGLMHEIVTTEPEPPSVYRPELQPEFVRLVMRCLAKERSQRPESAIELATELRSLAFPTRQEGHVREKRASVAVLPLKVRGPASEQYLAVSLAEALVHRLSSTGKLLTRPIASVMRYAGEEVDWAKAARELNVDLVVEGTVQIAGPKIRVLVGIHRASDATTMASLKQDGDASDLFALQDRLADAVSEVFVPRQKGGTGTQTPPTKHPGAFELYLRAVDRQVHVDKFEMASAIELLNRATELDPSFADAWGLLAQAYTQMGAHLDPDPKWFELGERAIARTLELDPVQCNALCARGVILWSPSRSFQNRAALRALNAAIKIDPARPTARHQRAAILWHLGFFDAAERDAMELKLANPALGTMHQGAIALQRGEFDLSAEHYASALELEPNGVLNHLLSPIAVLYAGRLEEARVAIGKARQMFPAESFSLGLEAIVAGIEGDARRAEKLADEAAHSVHSLTHTHHTWHSCAAAYTLSGRPEKAIHELERCAAMGLPSYRLFEADPYLRGLRGEPRFSELMTNLRREHDSIRDEFGLEG
- a CDS encoding ABC transporter permease, with the protein product MTNPLLTRLRFFFKPKPSAEIDEELTLHLEAAIAANLAAGMSPAEARRRARIDFGAFESAREGAFDARPSAAFDRLRQDIRYCLRTLRRDRGFTAVAVTILALGIAANVVVFSLVDTILLRPLPFAEPDRLAWIAPATTSGGISGSSYSSDAYDDFRAINHSFTDITGYYAFSSPDNIKLTGTNTAIPQSITGIGVLGNFLNVLGVTPILGRNFTPAEAQSHAAPVVLLSYPFWKQHFDSDPSIVGKAISLDNSPTTVVGVLPPAFDFGAVFSPGTRVDVLTPTALDDIRNQGNTLTLQGRLKPGVTIDQASADARIVAPQLYWSKKQAESKGSYGPMAATPLKEHVAGQLRRSLNLLWVAVGLILLIVCVNLSNLLIARAATRSKEFALRVALGANRARLVRQLLTESAVLSIGGAALGLLIAFGVTTWLAHQGSLALPLLATLRIDTPVLLWTLLIALVTTLLLGLAPGIKMSTNNLQETLKDSGTSASDGRKNETLRTALVISEVALACVLLVGAGLLLRSFLHVLDVDLGFRPAQGYSMQIEQSPSPKVEVRSAFYQTVLSEVTSITGIEAAGLSDNLPLTRNRSWGSPGVKGVDYPRSARPGTLVYVVSPGYLPAMGMKITGRDLSWHDTAKTEPVIILNKKATDFLFPNQDPIGRMVEFGDKSDRIVGVVPDVHANGVESDTGWQVYVNVSQDWGEAGTQLVVRSRLPAEALAPAIMAKLRALNPGQPAATLQPLQQIVDHATSPRRFFAVLVAIFAALGLVLASLGIYGVISYTVTRQTQEIGIRMALGASQASVQRRILKATLRMTAIGVAIGAIASLTMSRLIASLLFATDATDPTTFAATVAILIGVALTAAYLPARRASRINPMVALRNS
- a CDS encoding PadR family transcriptional regulator, with amino-acid sequence MPPSTDLLQGTLDVLILKTLALGPMHGWAIASRIQQVSKDVLQIGQGSLYPALHRLEYKGWIAAEWGTSENNRKAKFYALTATGKKQLDTELATWDRLSSAIALVLNTTPEVSA
- a CDS encoding deoxyribodipyrimidine photo-lyase, with the translated sequence MDEFEALKQNPRVTVRRDGAAKADGKCVVYWMQRAQRGVDNHAVNVAVEVANLLGLPLVVYFAGISNFPSANLRHYVFLQQGLPDIEEDLAKRNISFVMRRAPHESHEKLLADVDAAFLIGDENPMREPEKWRKHLAEKISIPFWTVDADVVIPSKLIEKAQYGAYIIRPRLYKLLPEYLVPYENPHAKHEWKRPNGFHADSLTEDMTKGWEHLDRSVPPVEAWQGGTHAALKRLKLFTGSMLAKYDETRNHPEMDGTSALSPYLHYGHIGPQTIALAVEAAAKSDPLLTKARDSFINELIAWRELAVNFVIWCPQYDTADCAEDWAKKSIAEHARDEREQLYTLKQLEHAETYDELWNAAQIQMTRHGWMHNYLRMYWAKKILEWTPDAATAVKYCVYLNDKYELDGRDPGGYAGIAWAIVGKFDRPWFDRPIFGKIRYMSGGSTGKKFDSKKYIRQMNALPGGVVEEFRLR